Proteins encoded in a region of the Leptotrichia sp. OH3620_COT-345 genome:
- the mrdA gene encoding penicillin-binding protein 2, producing MRELDKEEKNPRYVTFILAVGLIFSILIARLFSLQILNASTYEERALQNRIRTNIIKATRGEIYDREGRLLAKNTTGYKLIHIDTKQLSSSDIALLREIQSYDKERIEERLSREKKQRAQKIRETIEDIQKINEITGYTIDYIITRFNKQPRMGTDKVILVIEDLDKNIALKAIEKIKNNRIDIVEYNKRYYPEDSIASHAIGNVKPISEKEYNELKKEGYQNDDLIGKKGVEKEYDKQMKGQDGVEEVEVDVHGNVIKKIKDISSVTGKSIYLSIDLDLQKHMTNAFAGKSGVFIAMEAKTGKIITFVSNPEISLNLLSSRIPDDQWNELVNSKAKPLVNKGIAGLYPPGSTFKAITGIGILESGISPYDTVMSTGQYKFGKLIFRDSSSRGYGITNFNKSIEYSVNTYYYIFSQRAGKDNIIKYAKEFGVGEKTGIDIPGEQAGVLPTPEWKKKRFKKKQEQVWLPGDLINMSIGQGYVLMTPIQVASSYQIIANNGVMMKPTIVDKFVSYDGKVEINEPKISRKANVSEKNLKLMQNALKLPVNSHGGTARILYIPNYPVSAKTGTAQNTGFRDHHSWIAGYFPSDNPEIVFVSIVEGAGYGGIVSGQMARTFIERYRDKYELKKNISLNAKEENIGGTTGKKRKRRKR from the coding sequence ATGAGAGAATTGGATAAAGAAGAGAAAAACCCCAGATACGTGACGTTCATATTGGCAGTAGGATTGATTTTTTCCATTTTGATAGCAAGACTTTTTTCACTTCAAATATTAAATGCATCGACTTATGAAGAGCGGGCATTGCAGAATAGGATAAGGACAAATATTATTAAGGCTACAAGAGGAGAAATATATGATAGAGAAGGGAGACTACTTGCTAAAAATACAACGGGATACAAGCTTATACACATTGATACTAAACAGTTATCAAGCAGTGATATAGCACTTCTTAGGGAAATTCAGAGTTATGATAAAGAGCGTATAGAAGAAAGACTTTCTCGCGAAAAAAAACAGAGAGCTCAAAAAATAAGAGAAACAATAGAAGACATACAGAAAATAAATGAAATAACAGGATATACAATTGACTATATTATAACAAGATTTAACAAACAACCCCGTATGGGAACCGATAAGGTTATTCTTGTTATAGAAGATTTAGATAAGAATATTGCATTAAAAGCGATAGAAAAAATAAAAAATAACAGAATAGATATAGTTGAATATAATAAGCGATACTATCCTGAAGATAGTATCGCTTCGCATGCAATAGGAAATGTAAAGCCTATAAGTGAGAAAGAGTATAACGAATTGAAAAAAGAAGGGTATCAGAACGATGATCTTATCGGGAAAAAAGGTGTAGAAAAAGAATACGACAAACAGATGAAAGGTCAGGATGGAGTAGAAGAAGTTGAAGTCGATGTTCACGGTAATGTAATAAAGAAAATAAAAGACATTTCCAGTGTTACAGGAAAAAGTATATATTTATCAATTGATTTGGATTTACAGAAGCATATGACAAATGCTTTTGCAGGGAAAAGCGGAGTATTTATTGCTATGGAGGCAAAGACGGGGAAAATCATAACATTCGTAAGCAATCCTGAAATAAGCCTGAATCTTCTCAGTTCAAGAATTCCGGATGATCAATGGAATGAGCTTGTTAATTCTAAAGCAAAACCTCTTGTAAATAAAGGTATTGCAGGACTGTATCCTCCGGGCTCCACTTTTAAAGCTATAACAGGTATCGGAATACTGGAATCAGGAATATCTCCTTATGATACTGTAATGTCTACAGGACAGTATAAGTTCGGAAAACTTATTTTTAGAGATTCAAGCAGTCGGGGATACGGAATTACGAATTTTAATAAATCAATAGAGTATTCCGTAAACACGTATTATTATATTTTTTCCCAGAGGGCAGGAAAAGATAACATAATAAAATATGCAAAGGAATTCGGAGTAGGAGAGAAAACAGGAATAGATATTCCCGGAGAACAGGCAGGAGTATTGCCTACACCTGAATGGAAAAAGAAAAGGTTTAAAAAGAAACAGGAACAGGTATGGTTACCCGGGGACCTTATAAATATGTCGATCGGTCAGGGTTATGTTTTGATGACCCCTATACAGGTGGCTTCATCTTATCAGATTATAGCTAATAACGGTGTTATGATGAAACCTACTATTGTGGATAAATTTGTCTCTTATGACGGAAAAGTTGAAATAAATGAGCCTAAAATATCAAGAAAAGCAAATGTAAGTGAGAAAAATCTGAAACTTATGCAGAATGCCTTGAAGCTTCCTGTAAACTCGCATGGAGGAACGGCAAGAATATTGTATATACCTAATTATCCTGTTTCAGCTAAAACAGGAACTGCACAGAATACAGGATTTAGAGATCATCATTCATGGATAGCAGGATATTTCCCGTCAGATAATCCTGAGATAGTTTTTGTGTCTATAGTAGAAGGTGCAGGATACGGAGGAATAGTGTCAGGACAGATGGCAAGGACATTTATAGAAAGATACCGGGACAAGTATGAACTGAAAAAGAATATTTCATTAAATGCAAAAGAAGAAAATATCGGCGGGACAACAGGGAAAAAAAGAAAAAGAAGAAAAAGATAA
- the rsfS gene encoding ribosome silencing factor — protein MKESSELQKEIASIISIIEDKKGQDIKVFDMQGKSPFFDYSILCTGSSSRNIEAIANDIKKSSENIRSIEGLEECNWVLIDLGDIIISIFSKDAREYYQLDEFYEGVNEEGSVI, from the coding sequence ATGAAAGAAAGTAGCGAATTGCAGAAAGAAATCGCTTCAATTATATCTATAATTGAAGATAAGAAAGGTCAGGATATTAAAGTATTTGACATGCAGGGGAAATCTCCATTTTTTGATTACTCCATATTATGTACGGGAAGTTCTTCAAGAAATATTGAAGCTATAGCCAATGATATAAAAAAGAGTTCTGAAAATATAAGGAGTATAGAAGGTCTGGAGGAATGTAACTGGGTTCTTATAGATTTGGGAGATATAATAATAAGTATATTCAGTAAAGATGCCAGAGAGTATTATCAGCTGGATGAATTTTATGAAGGTGTGAACGAGGAAGGCAGTGTAATTTAG
- a CDS encoding LytR C-terminal domain-containing protein: MKKILLVMISLLFFISCFENTETLKSENRIFRTGDKYYVYYNGNTFELPKDLYLTKTKKVEQYFTTGILKQLNIGVLNKAELLNDLNKYFPSGIKYITENEQPVGSVSIPVTTVGSEKHVDSIKFEKIIVALPQGNDKGRAEEEKEETVVNINPEETLKGKKIEVLNANGIDGFAKNIGEKLKAKFGLEYNAENYTKPEVMNYVVVRKLNETEVEAIVSETGLKYVKVFEDNNVKPEADFIIITGNDAQINFPVEILTLGNESAVSEKIQGYKPKTVKTSEFKGEKLDSINDIKVIYNPADIYTAKLIAKSIGGGVKLIADNEINGKITVISKN; this comes from the coding sequence ATGAAAAAGATTTTATTAGTAATGATAAGTTTACTGTTTTTTATTTCATGTTTTGAAAATACGGAAACTTTAAAAAGTGAAAACAGAATATTTCGAACAGGAGATAAATACTATGTCTACTATAATGGAAATACTTTTGAATTGCCTAAAGACTTATATTTGACAAAAACAAAAAAAGTAGAGCAGTATTTTACAACCGGAATACTTAAACAGCTGAATATAGGAGTGCTGAATAAAGCGGAACTGTTAAATGATCTGAATAAATATTTTCCTTCAGGAATAAAATATATAACTGAAAATGAACAACCTGTCGGAAGTGTTTCGATTCCTGTGACAACGGTGGGGAGTGAGAAACATGTGGACAGTATAAAGTTTGAAAAAATAATTGTTGCATTACCTCAAGGAAATGATAAGGGAAGAGCTGAAGAAGAAAAGGAAGAAACGGTTGTGAATATTAATCCTGAAGAAACACTGAAAGGGAAAAAGATAGAAGTGCTTAATGCCAATGGCATTGACGGATTTGCAAAAAATATCGGAGAAAAATTAAAAGCAAAATTTGGACTGGAATATAATGCCGAAAATTATACTAAGCCTGAAGTAATGAATTATGTTGTAGTCCGAAAACTTAATGAAACCGAAGTTGAAGCTATTGTCAGTGAGACAGGGTTGAAATATGTAAAAGTATTTGAAGATAATAATGTAAAACCTGAAGCGGATTTTATAATAATAACAGGAAATGATGCTCAGATAAATTTTCCTGTGGAAATATTAACTTTAGGGAATGAATCCGCAGTGTCAGAAAAAATACAGGGATATAAACCGAAAACAGTTAAAACGTCTGAATTTAAAGGGGAAAAGTTAGACAGTATAAATGATATAAAAGTTATTTATAATCCTGCAGATATTTATACCGCTAAGTTGATTGCAAAAAGTATCGGAGGAGGAGTAAAATTAATAGCTGATAATGAAATAAACGGTAAAATAACAGTTATATCAAAAAATTAA
- the mtaB gene encoding tRNA (N(6)-L-threonylcarbamoyladenosine(37)-C(2))-methylthiotransferase MtaB has translation MSINDGNVGNEKIKNIENNPEKTVAFYTLGCKVNQYETEVIRKDFLDNNYKEVEFDQKADIYIVNTCTVTNVADKKNKKMLRRAKNTNPDSIVVATGCYAQTNLDDLKEMREIDFIIGNSKKENVFSIISKNVSHYQVDNIFDEKEYSSKKYTVLREKARAFVKIQDGCTKFCSYCKIPYARGLSRSRDEKSILEEINYLGEQGYKEVVLTGINMSEYGLDLEPKTDFDTILEKILAIKSVERVRVSSVYPDTITDKFLDMLKNNPKLMPHLHVSVQTLDDKILHLMRRNYKADFVVNVLEKVKKEVPEVSLTADIIVGFPQEEKENFENTLKNLDLLGFSDLHVFPYSDREKTTAMLLDGKIDSQEKKRRVKKVEELNNVKYAEFRKKTIGSKQRVYIEEIVEDRAFGYTENYLRVFINLKKEGKNHLEIKVSDLVNTEIINFDGILLEGDII, from the coding sequence ATGTCTATAAATGACGGAAATGTAGGAAACGAAAAAATAAAAAACATTGAAAATAATCCGGAAAAAACAGTGGCGTTTTATACTTTAGGCTGCAAAGTGAATCAGTATGAAACTGAAGTTATTAGAAAGGATTTTCTTGATAATAATTATAAAGAAGTGGAGTTTGATCAGAAAGCGGATATTTATATTGTGAACACATGTACAGTTACAAATGTGGCAGACAAGAAAAACAAGAAAATGTTGCGACGTGCAAAAAATACAAATCCTGATTCCATAGTTGTGGCAACAGGATGTTATGCTCAAACAAATCTTGATGATTTGAAAGAAATGAGGGAAATTGATTTTATAATCGGAAATTCAAAAAAAGAAAATGTTTTCAGTATAATAAGTAAAAATGTCTCTCACTATCAGGTAGACAATATATTTGATGAAAAAGAATACAGTTCAAAAAAATATACTGTATTAAGGGAAAAAGCGAGAGCTTTTGTAAAAATACAGGACGGTTGTACAAAATTTTGTTCTTATTGTAAAATACCCTATGCAAGGGGACTTAGTAGGTCAAGGGACGAAAAGAGCATTCTTGAAGAAATAAACTATCTCGGTGAACAGGGATATAAGGAAGTAGTATTGACAGGAATAAATATGAGTGAATACGGTCTCGATCTTGAGCCTAAAACCGATTTTGATACGATACTTGAAAAGATATTGGCAATAAAATCCGTAGAAAGGGTAAGAGTAAGCTCGGTTTATCCCGATACAATAACTGATAAGTTTCTGGATATGCTGAAAAACAATCCTAAACTTATGCCGCATCTTCATGTATCTGTACAGACACTTGATGACAAGATTCTACATTTGATGAGAAGAAATTACAAAGCCGATTTTGTAGTAAATGTGCTTGAAAAAGTAAAAAAAGAAGTTCCTGAAGTTTCTCTCACCGCAGACATAATCGTAGGATTTCCTCAGGAAGAAAAGGAAAACTTTGAAAATACGTTGAAAAATCTTGATTTACTTGGATTTTCAGATTTACATGTATTTCCTTATTCAGACAGAGAGAAAACTACAGCAATGCTCTTAGATGGGAAAATAGACTCTCAGGAAAAAAAAAGAAGAGTGAAAAAAGTTGAAGAACTGAATAATGTAAAGTATGCAGAATTCAGAAAAAAAACTATAGGATCAAAACAGAGAGTTTATATTGAAGAAATAGTTGAAGACAGAGCTTTTGGTTATACCGAAAATTATTTGAGAGTATTTATTAATCTGAAAAAGGAAGGAAAGAATCATCTGGAGATAAAAGTTTCGGATCTGGTAAATACTGAAATAATCAATTTTGACGGAATACTATTAGAAGGAGATATAATATGA
- a CDS encoding 16S rRNA (uracil(1498)-N(3))-methyltransferase produces the protein MFTVISDKENINGNIIIINNSSDVNHMRNVFRLDIGDNVRTVDGEFEYITEITEISKKEVKLKIIKKNEDNYSLNVNIDAAIGILKNEKMNMAIKKLTEIGINKIIPIQTERVVVKINQKKEKWDVIVKEALKQCRGVKFTEISPVTELQSINYELYDRIFYAYEKSDESVSLVEAINKNDKNILYIIGPEGGISLEEADFLKKTGAVEISLGKRILRAETAAIVIGGILANVYK, from the coding sequence TTGTTCACAGTTATAAGTGATAAGGAAAATATAAATGGAAATATTATTATAATAAACAACAGTTCAGATGTGAATCATATGCGGAATGTGTTCAGACTGGATATCGGAGATAATGTGAGGACAGTGGATGGAGAATTTGAATACATAACTGAAATAACAGAAATCTCGAAAAAGGAAGTAAAACTAAAAATAATAAAAAAAAATGAGGATAATTATTCGCTGAATGTTAACATAGATGCTGCAATCGGTATTTTGAAAAATGAAAAAATGAATATGGCAATAAAAAAACTGACTGAAATTGGAATAAATAAAATAATCCCTATTCAGACAGAGCGTGTAGTGGTAAAAATAAATCAGAAAAAGGAAAAATGGGATGTTATTGTAAAAGAAGCATTAAAACAGTGTAGAGGTGTAAAGTTTACAGAAATATCTCCTGTTACAGAGTTACAAAGCATAAACTATGAATTATATGATAGAATTTTTTACGCTTATGAAAAAAGTGATGAGTCTGTATCATTAGTTGAAGCAATAAATAAAAATGATAAAAATATTCTTTACATAATAGGTCCTGAAGGCGGAATAAGTCTTGAGGAGGCTGATTTTCTGAAAAAAACAGGAGCTGTGGAAATCAGTCTCGGAAAAAGAATACTGAGAGCGGAAACAGCGGCAATTGTCATAGGAGGGATATTGGCAAATGTCTATAAATGA
- the ruvB gene encoding Holliday junction branch migration DNA helicase RuvB gives MENERILASEELGEDNIQKTLRPKTFSEYIGQEDLKEKMNIFIKAAKMRNEAMDHILLYGPPGLGKTTLAGVIATEMGVNLKITTGPVLEKAGDLAAILTSLEENDILFIDEIHRLNTSVEEVLYPAMEDGELDILIGKGPSARSIRIELPKFTLIGATTKAGQLSTPLRDRFGVTHRMEYYRLDELKEIIRRGANIFQVSYEEDGITEIAKRSRGTPRIANRLFKRARDYALVEGKGILDKKSVDGILKLLGVDGSGLDELDRNILKSIINVYNGGPVGIETLSLLLGEDKRTIEEVYEPYLVKIGYIKRTQRGRVVTEHGYRHLGLEKILDKKTDNRIEEGYENTLFEKEKSE, from the coding sequence ATGGAAAATGAAAGAATATTGGCCTCTGAAGAATTAGGTGAAGACAATATTCAGAAGACTTTACGACCTAAAACATTCAGTGAGTATATAGGTCAGGAAGATTTAAAAGAAAAAATGAATATTTTTATAAAAGCTGCAAAAATGAGAAATGAAGCAATGGATCATATACTTCTTTATGGACCTCCCGGATTGGGAAAGACTACTTTAGCCGGAGTTATTGCTACCGAAATGGGAGTCAATCTGAAAATAACTACAGGTCCGGTATTGGAAAAAGCGGGAGATTTGGCAGCTATTTTAACATCTCTTGAAGAAAATGATATTTTATTTATAGATGAAATTCACCGGCTTAATACATCTGTGGAAGAAGTTCTATATCCTGCAATGGAAGACGGAGAACTTGACATACTTATAGGAAAAGGACCGTCTGCGAGAAGTATAAGAATAGAACTGCCTAAATTTACTCTTATAGGAGCTACTACAAAAGCGGGACAGCTCAGTACACCCTTAAGAGACAGATTTGGAGTAACTCACAGAATGGAATATTACCGTTTGGATGAATTGAAAGAGATAATAAGGCGGGGAGCAAACATATTTCAGGTTTCCTATGAAGAAGACGGAATAACGGAAATAGCTAAAAGGAGCAGAGGAACACCGAGAATAGCGAACAGACTTTTTAAAAGGGCAAGGGATTACGCTCTTGTAGAAGGAAAAGGAATACTTGATAAAAAAAGTGTTGACGGAATCTTAAAGCTTCTCGGAGTAGATGGGAGCGGACTTGATGAGCTTGACAGGAACATACTGAAATCCATTATAAACGTTTATAATGGAGGTCCTGTGGGGATAGAAACACTTTCTCTTCTTCTTGGAGAAGATAAAAGGACAATAGAAGAAGTTTATGAGCCTTATCTTGTAAAAATAGGTTATATAAAAAGAACCCAGAGAGGACGTGTAGTTACTGAACATGGATACAGACATTTGGGATTGGAGAAAATCTTGGATAAAAAAACTGATAACAGAATAGAAGAGGGTTATGAAAATACACTGTTTGAAAAAGAAAAATCTGAATAA
- a CDS encoding DUF445 domain-containing protein — protein sequence MKHLAVQFIVMVSVGILIGWFTNYLAIKLLFRPYKEVNFLFFKIQGLIPKRRDEITENIAGVVEQELISVSDIAERFKGSELDEEIIDELVDKIIGVKLQNSILEKNPLLKMLVNDSLMEKLKSYFKKSILENKEEILAEILRVMEEKIDFKEIMVEKMTNFSLNEIENIILKISKKELKHIEVIGGILGGIIAVFQFFLMLLLKQI from the coding sequence TTGAAACATTTGGCAGTACAGTTTATAGTAATGGTATCTGTGGGAATTTTAATTGGTTGGTTTACAAACTATCTCGCAATAAAATTACTTTTCAGACCTTATAAAGAAGTAAATTTTCTATTTTTTAAAATACAGGGGCTTATTCCTAAAAGGAGAGATGAAATAACAGAAAATATTGCAGGGGTTGTAGAGCAGGAGCTTATTTCCGTATCTGATATAGCTGAAAGATTTAAAGGAAGTGAGCTGGACGAAGAAATAATAGATGAACTTGTGGATAAAATAATAGGGGTAAAGCTTCAAAATAGTATTCTTGAAAAAAATCCCCTGCTGAAAATGTTGGTAAATGATTCTTTAATGGAAAAATTGAAGTCATATTTTAAAAAATCGATTTTGGAAAATAAAGAAGAAATACTTGCGGAAATTTTAAGAGTAATGGAAGAAAAAATAGATTTTAAGGAAATTATGGTTGAAAAAATGACTAATTTTTCTTTAAATGAAATAGAAAATATAATATTAAAAATTTCTAAAAAAGAATTAAAACATATTGAAGTGATAGGTGGAATTTTGGGAGGAATTATAGCTGTATTCCAATTTTTTTTAATGTTACTGTTAAAACAGATTTAG
- a CDS encoding ComEC/Rec2 family competence protein yields the protein MQKNIFFLKREENGKIIKNFSSTLLSMIFLIWLFVLYVNFVTYKGNFEGIRTLYVKMDGGTGTVLKVNNKYLKKKIVIKNSKNLSYGFYLIKYEIKNIKEKSGFITLNGKILGYKESKLNSIRKYISDIFDELFITENNLYAFSKTAVLGEKSYMSKDMNDKFKYTGLAHLTVISGTHISLVIMGIIKILDKINAGYKMKYILALTVLTFYCTVIGMSSGILRAYIMGAIMILARILFEQEDSKKSLLISAIIIVVLNPYSIFDISVQLSYAAVIAIIFVYPVFEKVFKEKYFDKIQDGIWKDTVKLLFLSLSVQIVSTPLFLYYFDKLPLFSFLLNIIGVPLGTVLIEFLFGTVFLNILKLSIFNSILIIFLKIIYNAFEGFIYIGSKLPFLQTEISIKVNIYFVIIYYMLLLIILFSMRDRCRSYINAIDCKVF from the coding sequence ATGCAGAAAAATATATTTTTTTTGAAAAGAGAAGAAAATGGAAAAATTATCAAAAATTTTTCAAGTACTTTACTTTCAATGATATTTTTAATTTGGCTATTTGTTTTATATGTAAATTTTGTTACATATAAAGGTAATTTTGAAGGGATAAGAACTTTGTATGTTAAAATGGATGGAGGCACAGGTACAGTTTTAAAAGTGAATAATAAATATTTAAAGAAAAAAATAGTGATAAAAAATAGTAAAAATCTCAGTTACGGCTTTTATTTAATAAAATATGAAATAAAAAATATAAAAGAGAAAAGCGGTTTTATAACTTTGAACGGGAAAATTTTAGGTTATAAGGAATCAAAACTGAACAGTATAAGAAAATATATTTCAGATATATTTGATGAGTTGTTTATAACTGAAAATAACCTTTATGCTTTTTCAAAAACAGCTGTATTAGGGGAAAAATCATACATGTCAAAAGATATGAATGATAAGTTTAAATATACAGGACTTGCTCATCTGACAGTTATTTCAGGGACGCATATAAGCCTTGTCATTATGGGAATAATAAAAATACTGGATAAAATTAATGCAGGGTATAAGATGAAGTATATATTGGCACTAACAGTTCTGACTTTTTACTGTACTGTTATAGGAATGTCTTCAGGAATATTGAGAGCTTATATAATGGGAGCAATAATGATTCTCGCAAGAATTTTGTTTGAACAGGAAGACAGTAAAAAATCACTTTTAATTTCAGCAATTATAATAGTTGTCTTAAACCCATATTCGATATTTGATATTTCAGTTCAATTATCTTATGCAGCAGTTATTGCGATAATATTTGTTTACCCTGTCTTTGAAAAAGTGTTTAAAGAAAAATATTTTGATAAGATACAGGACGGGATATGGAAAGATACGGTAAAATTGTTATTTTTAAGTTTGTCTGTACAAATTGTGAGTACGCCTTTGTTCCTTTATTATTTTGATAAACTCCCTCTTTTTTCGTTTTTATTGAATATTATAGGTGTTCCTTTGGGAACGGTACTTATAGAGTTTTTATTCGGAACAGTTTTTCTGAATATATTGAAACTAAGTATATTTAATTCTATCCTTATAATATTTTTGAAAATAATTTATAATGCTTTTGAAGGATTCATATATATAGGGAGTAAGCTGCCTTTTTTACAAACTGAAATTTCTATAAAAGTAAACATTTATTTTGTGATAATTTATTATATGCTTTTATTAATAATTTTATTTTCCATGAGAGATCGTTGTCGCTCATATATCAATGCTATCGACTGCAAAGTTTTTTAA
- a CDS encoding type II secretion system protein → MKNKRDSGFTIIEVLMYMAIISILFAVVFNVLQNQKEKQEFSIQKRNISQFIRKIQQYAQYNKKEYIIDFKISEKTVYFISEENGQRDIIGKLGISENISYMTNNSDKNSDFKRKTTIEGNFEKGFSIYLLNKKGTEIYYRISTNTINAAKYPIISIYRAKKPININVDYEKSNLWEEEL, encoded by the coding sequence ATGAAAAATAAAAGGGATAGCGGGTTTACAATCATTGAGGTTTTAATGTATATGGCAATTATTTCAATTCTTTTTGCTGTTGTTTTCAATGTTTTGCAAAATCAGAAAGAGAAGCAAGAATTTTCAATTCAGAAAAGAAACATAAGTCAGTTCATAAGAAAAATTCAGCAATATGCTCAATACAATAAAAAAGAGTATATAATTGATTTTAAAATATCTGAAAAGACAGTTTATTTTATAAGTGAAGAAAATGGGCAAAGGGATATAATAGGGAAGCTTGGAATATCTGAAAATATATCGTACATGACAAATAATTCAGATAAAAATTCCGATTTTAAAAGAAAAACCACTATAGAAGGGAATTTTGAAAAAGGTTTTTCCATTTATCTTTTAAATAAAAAAGGAACCGAAATATATTACAGAATATCCACAAATACCATAAATGCTGCAAAATATCCTATAATTAGCATTTATAGAGCAAAAAAACCTATAAATATAAATGTTGACTATGAAAAGTCAAATTTATGGGAAGAGGAGCTTTAA
- a CDS encoding phosphatase PAP2 family protein yields the protein MFNIIQNADILAVKFFYTFQHLLQNDLFSKIMIFFTRLGDHGIIWIGLSTVLLLTKKYRKVGFISLLSLLICSIIVNITLKPLVQRERPFNEISDIILLINAPKDYSFPSGHTAASFVMTYIFFKNIKKYSAFILTVAILISFSRLYLTVHYVSDVAAGILIGLFSGYAGQKIFDTFKKK from the coding sequence ATGTTTAATATCATACAAAATGCGGATATATTAGCCGTAAAATTTTTTTATACCTTTCAACACTTATTGCAGAATGATTTATTCAGTAAAATTATGATATTTTTTACTCGTTTGGGAGACCATGGAATTATATGGATCGGACTTTCAACAGTTCTACTTTTGACTAAAAAATATAGAAAAGTCGGCTTTATTTCCTTGCTTTCTCTTTTAATATGCTCCATTATAGTAAATATTACTTTAAAACCGCTAGTTCAAAGAGAAAGACCGTTTAATGAAATATCAGATATCATACTTTTAATAAATGCACCAAAAGATTATTCCTTTCCGTCAGGACACACTGCCGCTTCATTCGTAATGACATATATATTTTTTAAAAATATAAAGAAATATTCTGCTTTTATTTTAACCGTTGCTATTCTTATTTCATTTTCAAGACTATATTTAACGGTTCACTATGTAAGTGATGTAGCAGCAGGAATATTAATCGGATTATTTTCAGGATATGCAGGACAGAAAATTTTTGATACTTTCAAAAAAAAATAA
- a CDS encoding iron-containing alcohol dehydrogenase, whose protein sequence is MINNFIYRNPTKILFGKGQIKHLSKEISTYGKKILLLYGGGSIKKNGLYDEIYSQLKDFEIFELGGVEPNPRVSTARKAIEIIRKNNIDFLLAAGGGSTVDCAKLISVGTYYDGDPWDIVKKKYFPEKALPFGDILTLAATGSEMNPGSVITNIETEEKIGWSSPLAYPKFSILDPVYTFTVPLSQTVNGIVDTMSHMIEQYFNAEHNPVMDGLIESSLKTVMKYAPLVLESPHNYDIRAVLMMSATIGLNYSLSWGTMGDWATHGIEHAVSAVYDIAHAEGLSIIMPNWLLYILPKDILRVKQFAINVMDVNPEEKSDEEIGKEGILKLQSYWKSLGAPTHLSEVGIDSTNIKKMAEIATDRPVLGSVYNLTKNDVINILKSSL, encoded by the coding sequence ATGATAAACAATTTTATTTACCGGAATCCTACAAAAATTCTATTCGGAAAAGGTCAAATCAAACATCTTTCAAAAGAAATTTCAACATATGGAAAGAAAATTTTGCTTCTTTATGGAGGAGGCAGTATTAAAAAAAACGGATTATATGATGAAATTTACAGTCAATTGAAAGACTTTGAAATATTTGAACTGGGCGGAGTAGAGCCTAATCCTCGTGTATCAACGGCAAGAAAGGCTATTGAAATAATAAGGAAAAATAATATTGATTTTCTCCTTGCCGCCGGTGGAGGAAGTACAGTAGACTGTGCGAAACTTATATCTGTCGGAACTTACTATGACGGCGATCCGTGGGATATTGTAAAAAAGAAATATTTTCCTGAAAAAGCTCTTCCTTTTGGAGATATTCTTACTCTTGCTGCAACAGGTTCCGAAATGAATCCGGGAAGTGTTATTACAAATATTGAAACTGAAGAAAAAATAGGTTGGAGCAGCCCTCTGGCTTATCCTAAATTTTCCATACTCGATCCTGTGTATACATTTACTGTCCCTTTGAGTCAGACTGTAAATGGAATTGTAGATACAATGTCACATATGATTGAACAATATTTTAATGCTGAACACAATCCCGTTATGGACGGACTTATTGAAAGCAGCTTAAAAACTGTTATGAAATATGCCCCTCTTGTACTCGAAAGTCCTCATAATTACGATATAAGAGCAGTTCTTATGATGTCGGCAACTATAGGTCTGAATTATTCTCTTAGTTGGGGAACAATGGGCGACTGGGCGACTCACGGAATAGAACATGCAGTCAGTGCAGTATACGATATCGCTCATGCTGAGGGGCTTTCTATAATTATGCCTAACTGGTTATTATATATTCTACCGAAAGATATTCTCAGAGTAAAACAGTTTGCAATAAATGTAATGGATGTAAATCCCGAAGAAAAATCAGATGAAGAAATTGGAAAAGAAGGAATTTTGAAATTACAATCTTACTGGAAATCTCTCGGAGCCCCTACACATCTTTCAGAAGTTGGAATTGACAGCACAAATATTAAAAAAATGGCTGAAATAGCTACAGATCGACCTGTTTTAGGCTCTGTGTATAACCTAACAAAAAATGACGTAATAAATATTTTAAAATCATCATTATAA